Within the Halomonas sp. HL-93 genome, the region CATCATCACGCTGGGGTTAGACGTGTTGGTGCACGAGGTGATAGCCGCAATCACCACCGCACCTGGGTCGAGACTGAAGTCGTGGTCATCAAGCTTCACGGCCTGACTGGTGTCATGTTTAAAGCTGCGCGCAATCCCCACAGCGGTTTGGCCGCCTTCAGAAGACAGTTTTCCCTTGGCGGTCGGGTCCGCTTTGGTATCTTCCTGCAGGAACTTATCAAAGGCAGCGGCCATATCCTTGAGGGCAACACGATCCTGGGGACGTTTGGGCCCTGCGAGGCTGGCTTCCACCTCGGTCATGTCGAGGTGCAGCATGTCGGTGAAGACTGGCTCGTCGCCCGGCTCGCGCCACAGGCCCTGAGTCTTCGAATACGCCTCGACGAGGTCGATTTGCTCGTCGTCCCGGCCGGTCAGGCGCATGTAGGTAAGTGTTTCGTCATCAACCGGGAAGAAGCCGCAGGTGGCGCCGTATTCGGGGGCCATGTTGGCGATGGTCGCGCGGTCGGCCAGCGGCAGGTCCTTCAGGCCGTCGCCGTAGAACTCGACAAACTTGCCGACCACGCCTTTCTTGCGCAGCATTTCAGTGACGGTCAGTACCAGGTCGGTGGCCGTGATGCCTTCGCGCAGCTTGCCGGTCAGCTTGAAGCCGATGACCTCGGGAATCAGCATCGAGACCGGCTGGCCGAGCATCGCCGCTTCGGCCTCGATACCGCCAACGCCCCAGCCGAGGACGCCCAGGCCGTTGATCATGGTGGTGTGGGAGTCGGTGCCCACCAGGGTGTCCGGATAGGCGAGGGTGCGGCCGTCTTCTTCCTTGGTCCACACGGCTTTACCCAGGTACTCCAGGTTGACCTGGTGACAAATGCCGGTGCCGGGCGGCACGACGCGGAAATTATCGAAGGCCTGCTGCCCCCAACGCAGGAACTCGTAGCGTTCCCGGTTGCGCTGCATTTCAATGTCGACGTTTTCCTGGAACGCGGCGGCATTGCCGAATTTGTCGACCATCACCGAGTGGTCGATGACCAGGTCCACCGGCGACAGCGGGTTGATCTTGGCGGGGTCTTCGCCGAGTTTTTCAACGGCGGCGCGCATGGAGGCAAGATCGACCACGCCGGGTACGCCAGTGAAATCCTGCATCAGTACGCGGGCAGGGCGGTAGCCAATCTCACGGCTTGATTTGCCTTCTTTTTGCCAGTCGACCAGCGCTTGCATGTCATCCTGTGAAACGCTTTCATCGTCGGCAAAACGTAACTGGTTTTCGAGCAGAATTTTGAGCGTCTTGGGTAGCCGGTCGATGGTGCCGAGGGTCTGGGCAGCGTCGGGCAGGCTGAAGTAGTGGTACTGTGTGTTGCCAACCGTTAAGGTCCTTTCCGTATCGGGAAGCTTGCTCATGCGATTCTCCTCTATTGCTTGGCATTGCGCGTTGCGCGCCGGTCACGGTCTTTTTTTCGTATAGCTAATATTAGTATGGCTCATCTGAGTCGCTACACCCGAACATCATGACCTCCAACTATTACGAGAGATGGGTATGTGAGGGCGGGGTTTCAAGTTAGGCCCGTCTTTTTGCGCCAAGTTGGCCTTGCAATCTCTTGTACTTGACGCCATTTCAGGCAGACTCTGTGCAAAATTATCAGCCGACTCTTTACAAGGTGGTGTCATGCAAACACGTCACGAGCGCTTAATCATCCTGGGATCTGGCCCGGCGGGCTACACGGCAGCTGTCTATGCGGCGCGGGCCAATTTGAAGCCCTTACTGATTACCGGGATGCAAGCGGGTGGGCAGTTAACCACCACCACCGACGTGGATAACTGGCCCGGTGATGCGCAAGGCGTGCAGGGGGCCGAGCTTATGGAGCGCATGAAACAGCACGCCGAGCGTTTCAATACCGAAGTGCTTTTTGACCATATTCACGAGGTTAGCGTAGGCGATAAACCCTTTACCTTGAAAGGCGACAATGGTGTATATACCTGTGACGCCTTGATCGTTGCCACCGGCGCCAGCGCTCGCTATCTCGGTTTGCCTAGCGAACAGCAGTTTATGGGCCAGGGGGTGTCGGCCTGTGCGACCTGCGATGGGTTCTTCTACCGTAATCAAGAGGTTGTGGTCGTCGGCGGTGGCAATACGGCGGTCGAAGAAGCGCTTTACCTGTCGAATATTGCTTCCAAAGTAACCCTGGTGCATCGCCGCGACACGCTGCGGGCCGAGAAAATTCTGCAAGATAAGCTGTTTGAAAAAGTTGAGGCAGGCAAGATCGCGCTGGAATGGTTCCAGCAGGTAGAGGAAGTGCTGGGTGACAACACCGGCGTGACCGGCGTGCGGGTCAAATCAACCAAGGACGGCTCGGTTAAAGATATCCATGCGCCGGGTTTGTTTATTGCCATCGGCCACAGCCCCAACACCGGGATCTTTGACGGCCAGTTGGATATGAACGGCGGCTATATCAAGGTGAAGTCCGGCTTGGAAGGTAACGCTACGGCGACCAGCGTGCCCGGCGTCTTTGCCTGCGGCGATGTGATGGATCATATCTATCGCCAGGCGATTACCTCCGCGGGAAGTGGGTGTATGGCTGCGTTGGATGCTGAACGTTATCTGGACGGCATCGCGGGCTGAGCGGCAATGCCAATCAGCTTCTCAGCTTAGTGTGGGCATTCGGCGGGTGCGTTAGCCATCCGCCAGCGCCCAAGCTGGCTGAGCACCAAGGTGCTGCCCTTAGCGCGAGACGTATCGCTTGGTGGGCAGAGAGTGAAACGCCCGTTGAAGCCGCTGGTGTGGCCTAGCGCATCGTAGCGTATCCGCCGCCATCCCCTGCTGTAGTTAACGTCGACGCGTTCAGTGGCTGGGAAGCTGCGTAGCACGTCGGCCGATGAGATACCCTCCGTTTGATCCCCACGAATCACCATCAGCGTCTGGTTCCATTGGTCGCCGCAGCGCGTGGTATCTTGTGGACCGTGGATTGGGCAAAGCGTGATGGGGTGGCGCTGGCTAATTGCCGTTTGTCGAGCGAAACCCAAAGCTGTTTGCAGACGGCTGGCTTCCCCGGTGCGTGCGCTACGCTCGCCCAGCGCCTGAAAGCTGGGTATGCCCCAGGCAGCGATGATCCCCATGATGAGTAGCGTGACCAATAGTTCTAAAAGAGTAAATCCCTGTGCCTTAGCGCCGCTCACGCAGCGTGTTGACTGATGCATCTTGCCTCCTTGCGCTTGACCCCTTCGCTCCCACCGTTATGCTCATTGCGTGCTTGGCATGCGTTTGAGTGTCTTTATCCTAGGCGCTGCTGATATTTTTTGATGTAAGCCATAGTGGACAAAACGTGTGAGCGATTTCTTAATTGTGGGGGGCGGTGTTATCGGTATGATGACCGCGCTCCAGCTAGCCGACGCCGGGCAGCGAGTCAGTCTGGTCGAGCGTGGAAACTGTGGCCAAGAGGCTTCATGGGCGGGGGGCGGCATCGTTTCGCCACTGTATCCGTGGCGCTATGCCCCGCCGATTTCTCAGCTATCGCGCTGGTCGGAAGGCGCTTACCCCAGCTTGTCGCTACGTTTGTTGGAAGAGACAGGTATTGACCCTGAGTACCGTCAAAAAGGGCTTTTGTACTTAAGCGTGGATGACCCAGAGGCGGCGCTTACCTGGGCGCGGCAAATGGGCAAGCCGCTTGAGCGAGTGAGCGCCGATATGGTGCGCGCTAAAGAGCGTTCCCTGCCACCCGCCGATGGAGCGCTTTGGATGCCGACGCTTGGGAGTGTGCGTAATCCTCGCCTCGGCAAAGCGTTGCGCGCCAGGCTGTCCGCGATGCCTCAGGTGACACTGCATGAGCAATGTGAGGTGAATGGGTTTATCCGCCATGGCGAGCACATTCAGGGCGTACACACTCCCCAGCGGACGATCACCGCGGGGCATACGATTATTTGTGGTGGGGCGTGGGCGGGGACGTTACTTGAAACGCTGAATGTTTCGCTGCCGGTGCGGCCGGTAAAAGGTCAGATGATTGCCTATCAAACGCCGCCTGACTTGGTGCGGCGGGTAGTGCTCAAGGCAGGCCGTTACGTGATTCCTAGGGCCGATGGTGTGTTACTAGTGGGGTCGACGCTTGAGGAGTGCGGCTTCAACAAAACCACCGATCAAGAGGCCTTGGCGTCACTACGGCAAAGCGCGGAGGATATTGTGCCAGCGCTTGCCAACTATCCGGTGGCGTACCACTGGGCGGGCTTGAGACCAGGCTCACCGGATGGTGTGCCGTTCATCGGCGAGCTGCCCGGCTGGCAGAATATATCGGTAAACGCGGGCCATTACCGTAATGGGTTGGTACTTGCACCGGCGTCAACCCATCTGCTGGTGGATCAGTTGCTTGGGCGCCCGCCGTTGATCGACCCGACACCTTATCAAATGACGCCGGAGCGGCTCGGCTAGATTAGGCTAGGCATCCTTATCATTGTCGCGCGGGTCTTGTTTTTGTTCCTGAAGGAAACGATCGCGATGTGCGCTGGAGCAAAACCACTGCTCCGCATCGCGTAGCGCTTCGTCTTCCGGTAGGTGCACCTCGCACCAGCGACAGCGCACCATATGGCCGCCGTTTTGTTGTTGCTCTTGGCGTTCTTGAGTCAGGCGGTCACGTTGCCGCTGTCGGTACATGCCGTAAAGCTTGAGCCCTGCATAAAGCAATACCGCGAAAATGAGTAGCCGAATAATCAAAAGGTTCATCCTGTTGTCGCCCCCATGCAATATGCAAGCGCAGCCTTTGCCTGCGAGCGGCCCTTGCGGGACAATGCGGGTTGATGGTGTGCATCTATTCTAAAAGATTCTCAAGAGATTTTATCGCCCATGCAAGATTTAACCCTGGTCATGGCCCAACTCGACCCCTTGGTCGGGGATATTCCCGGCAATGCCGCGCGCGCTATTGAAGCCGTGCGCGAAGCGCGCATCGAGCACGGTGCTGACATTGTGGTATTTCCTGAGTTGTTTTTATCGGGCTATCCACCGGAAGATCTGCTGCTGCGCCCTTCCATGGAAACGCGCCTGCGTGAAGCACGCGCCACTATGGCCGAGAAAATGGTACGGGACGTCTTGGTGATCATCGGCTATCCCGGCATGCGTGAAGGACAATGCTACAACCTGGCCGGTGTGCTGTATAACGGCCAGTGGGAGGCCGAGTACGCCAAGCAGGCGCTACCCAATTATCAAGTATTCGACGAGCAGCGTTATTTCGCGCCGGGCACCGAACCGCTGGTGTATGAGCACAAGGGCGCTAAGCTGGGCCTGTTAATTTGTGAGGACTTATGGGAAGGCGCACCGGTGCAAGCGGCGACCGCGGCGGGTGCCGAAGTGCTGATCAGCCTGAATGCCTCGCCCTATCATCAGGACAAGCCCAGCGAGCGTCTGCGCTTGCTCGAGCAGCGCGCTCAGGATGTCGAGCGGCCGATCTTTTACGTCAATACCATTGGCGGCCAGGATGAACTGGTGTTTGACGGCGGCTCATGCTGCGTTAATGCCCAGGGGCAATTACAGGTATTGGCGCCTTATTGGCAGGTCGGCTTGATGCCGGTGCAGTTACTGCAAACCAGCGCCGCCACCTGGGAGCCTCAAGCCGGGGAAATCGAACCCGAGGTTGAGCCCGAGGAGAGCCTCTATTGCGCCTTGGTCACCGGTGTACGTGATTACGTCAACAAAAGCGGCTTTGACGGTGTCGTGCTGGGGCTTTCCGGCGGCATTGATTCGGCCCTGTCATTGGCGATTGCCGTGGACGCGCTGGGGCCGCAGCGCGTTCAGGCGGTGATGATGCCCTATCACTACACCGCCGATATCTCCAAACAGGACGCCGCCGAGCAGGCCAAATTATTGGGCGTGCATTACGACATCATGCCCATTGAGCCGATGGTGGAGGCGTTTATGGGCACGCTTTCGGAAAGCTTTGCGGGTACTGAGCGC harbors:
- the acnA gene encoding aconitate hydratase AcnA; protein product: MSKLPDTERTLTVGNTQYHYFSLPDAAQTLGTIDRLPKTLKILLENQLRFADDESVSQDDMQALVDWQKEGKSSREIGYRPARVLMQDFTGVPGVVDLASMRAAVEKLGEDPAKINPLSPVDLVIDHSVMVDKFGNAAAFQENVDIEMQRNRERYEFLRWGQQAFDNFRVVPPGTGICHQVNLEYLGKAVWTKEEDGRTLAYPDTLVGTDSHTTMINGLGVLGWGVGGIEAEAAMLGQPVSMLIPEVIGFKLTGKLREGITATDLVLTVTEMLRKKGVVGKFVEFYGDGLKDLPLADRATIANMAPEYGATCGFFPVDDETLTYMRLTGRDDEQIDLVEAYSKTQGLWREPGDEPVFTDMLHLDMTEVEASLAGPKRPQDRVALKDMAAAFDKFLQEDTKADPTAKGKLSSEGGQTAVGIARSFKHDTSQAVKLDDHDFSLDPGAVVIAAITSCTNTSNPSVMMAAGLLARKAREKGLTTKPWVKTSLAPGSKVVTDYLEAAELNDDLDALGFNLVGYGCTTCIGNSGPLPDEIEKAISDGDMAVASVLSGNRNFEGRVHPLVKTNWLASPPLVVAYALAGNVQCDLSNDPLGEDDNGNPVYLKDIWPSQAEIATAVEQVNTAMFHKEYGAVFEGDDIWKAIKVPESKVYQWPESTYIQHPPFFEGMGRKPDAIEDVHNARVLAMLGDSVTTDHISPAGAIKPDSPAGRYLQEHGVKPVDFNSYGSRRGNHEVMMRGTFANVRIKNEMLDGVVGGETRHVPSGEQMAIYDAAMKYKEEDKPLVVIAGKEYGTGSSRDWAAKGTRLLGVRAVIAESFERIHRSNLIGMGVVPLQFPEGESRKTLGLTGDEEVSIAGLSDLTPGGNVKVTIKNADGERTVDAKCRIDTVNELAYFRHGGILHYVLRNMIGAA
- the trxB gene encoding thioredoxin-disulfide reductase; translation: MQTRHERLIILGSGPAGYTAAVYAARANLKPLLITGMQAGGQLTTTTDVDNWPGDAQGVQGAELMERMKQHAERFNTEVLFDHIHEVSVGDKPFTLKGDNGVYTCDALIVATGASARYLGLPSEQQFMGQGVSACATCDGFFYRNQEVVVVGGGNTAVEEALYLSNIASKVTLVHRRDTLRAEKILQDKLFEKVEAGKIALEWFQQVEEVLGDNTGVTGVRVKSTKDGSVKDIHAPGLFIAIGHSPNTGIFDGQLDMNGGYIKVKSGLEGNATATSVPGVFACGDVMDHIYRQAITSAGSGCMAALDAERYLDGIAG
- a CDS encoding GspH/FimT family pseudopilin, encoding MHQSTRCVSGAKAQGFTLLELLVTLLIMGIIAAWGIPSFQALGERSARTGEASRLQTALGFARQTAISQRHPITLCPIHGPQDTTRCGDQWNQTLMVIRGDQTEGISSADVLRSFPATERVDVNYSRGWRRIRYDALGHTSGFNGRFTLCPPSDTSRAKGSTLVLSQLGRWRMANAPAECPH
- the thiO gene encoding glycine oxidase ThiO, with product MSDFLIVGGGVIGMMTALQLADAGQRVSLVERGNCGQEASWAGGGIVSPLYPWRYAPPISQLSRWSEGAYPSLSLRLLEETGIDPEYRQKGLLYLSVDDPEAALTWARQMGKPLERVSADMVRAKERSLPPADGALWMPTLGSVRNPRLGKALRARLSAMPQVTLHEQCEVNGFIRHGEHIQGVHTPQRTITAGHTIICGGAWAGTLLETLNVSLPVRPVKGQMIAYQTPPDLVRRVVLKAGRYVIPRADGVLLVGSTLEECGFNKTTDQEALASLRQSAEDIVPALANYPVAYHWAGLRPGSPDGVPFIGELPGWQNISVNAGHYRNGLVLAPASTHLLVDQLLGRPPLIDPTPYQMTPERLG
- a CDS encoding PP0621 family protein, which produces MNLLIIRLLIFAVLLYAGLKLYGMYRQRQRDRLTQERQEQQQNGGHMVRCRWCEVHLPEDEALRDAEQWFCSSAHRDRFLQEQKQDPRDNDKDA
- a CDS encoding NAD+ synthase; its protein translation is MQDLTLVMAQLDPLVGDIPGNAARAIEAVREARIEHGADIVVFPELFLSGYPPEDLLLRPSMETRLREARATMAEKMVRDVLVIIGYPGMREGQCYNLAGVLYNGQWEAEYAKQALPNYQVFDEQRYFAPGTEPLVYEHKGAKLGLLICEDLWEGAPVQAATAAGAEVLISLNASPYHQDKPSERLRLLEQRAQDVERPIFYVNTIGGQDELVFDGGSCCVNAQGQLQVLAPYWQVGLMPVQLLQTSAATWEPQAGEIEPEVEPEESLYCALVTGVRDYVNKSGFDGVVLGLSGGIDSALSLAIAVDALGPQRVQAVMMPYHYTADISKQDAAEQAKLLGVHYDIMPIEPMVEAFMGTLSESFAGTERDTTEENLQSRCRGVLLMAISNKKGLMVLTTGNKSEMAVGYATLYGDMVGGYNAIKDVYKTWVYRLARWRNTQSAAIPERVIERPPSAELAPDQQDSDSLPDYDVLDAILARYIEGDMSAEAIIAAGFAREDVYQVVKLVDRCEYKRRQAPVGVRVTPRGFGRDRRYPIVNGWQPGE